The following are encoded together in the Tatumella ptyseos genome:
- the oppF gene encoding murein tripeptide/oligopeptide ABC transporter ATP binding protein OppF, whose product MNDIALQDRKVLLEIADLRVHFEIKEGQQWFWQPKKSLKAVDGVSLRLYEGETLGVVGESGCGKSTLARAIIGLVKAQGGRVTWLGKDLLGQDDKAWRDARTDIQMIFQDPLASLNPRMTVGDIIAEPLRTYHPKMSKHEVSEKVRAMMMKVGLLPNLINRYPHEFSGGQCQRIGIARALILEPKLVICDEPVSALDVSIQAQVVNLLQKLQREMGLSLIFIAHDLAVVKHISDRVLVMYLGHAVELGTYDQVYHQPLHPYTQALMSAVPIPDPDKEMTKQVQLLEGELPSPINPPSGCVFRTRCPQAVAECAKTKPVLEGNFSHAVSCLKADPL is encoded by the coding sequence ATGAACGATATCGCGCTACAAGATAGAAAAGTTTTACTCGAAATCGCGGATTTGCGTGTCCATTTTGAGATTAAAGAGGGGCAGCAATGGTTTTGGCAGCCTAAAAAGAGCTTAAAGGCGGTAGATGGTGTCAGCCTGCGTCTTTACGAAGGAGAAACCTTAGGAGTGGTCGGGGAATCGGGTTGCGGTAAATCGACGCTTGCCCGTGCGATCATCGGCCTTGTTAAAGCACAAGGAGGAAGAGTCACTTGGTTAGGTAAAGATCTTTTGGGTCAAGATGATAAAGCTTGGCGTGATGCGCGTACTGATATCCAAATGATTTTCCAAGATCCCCTGGCTTCACTGAATCCCCGCATGACTGTCGGTGATATTATTGCCGAACCATTAAGGACTTATCATCCAAAGATGTCAAAGCATGAAGTCAGTGAAAAAGTCCGGGCGATGATGATGAAAGTGGGGCTATTACCTAACCTGATTAACCGTTACCCACATGAGTTTTCAGGCGGACAATGTCAACGTATCGGTATTGCTCGGGCCTTGATACTCGAGCCAAAATTAGTGATTTGTGATGAACCCGTATCTGCCTTAGATGTCTCGATTCAAGCTCAAGTGGTGAATTTGCTGCAAAAATTACAACGGGAGATGGGATTATCACTTATTTTTATCGCGCATGATTTGGCGGTCGTAAAACACATTTCAGATCGGGTGTTAGTGATGTATTTAGGCCATGCGGTTGAGTTGGGAACCTATGACCAAGTTTATCATCAGCCGTTACACCCTTATACCCAAGCGTTGATGTCTGCCGTACCTATTCCAGACCCTGATAAAGAGATGACTAAGCAGGTACAGTTACTTGAAGGGGAACTTCCTTCACCCATTAATCCTCCTTCAGGCTGTGTTTTTCGTACTCGTTGCCCGCAGGCGGTAGCTGAGTGTGCGAAGACTAAACCCGTATTAGAAGGTAACTTCAGTCATGCAGTATCCTGTTTGAAAGCCGATCCCCTTTAA
- a CDS encoding ABC transporter ATP-binding protein has protein sequence MTSLTQHPLLLDVKDLRVTFSTHDGDVTAVNDLNFSLKPGETLGIVGESGSGKSQTAFALMGLLAKNGRIGGSARFNGQEILNLPEAQLNRLRAEEMAMIFQDPMTSLNPYMKVGDQLIEVLRLHKGMSKKEAFTHSLQMLDAVKMPEAQKRMAMYPHEFSGGMRQRVMIAMALLCQPKLLIADEPTTALDVTVQAQIMTLLNELKHEFNTAIIMITHDLGVVAGICDKVLVMYAGRTMEYGSARDIFYQPVHPYSQGLLSAVPRLDSDEESLLTIPGNPPNLLRLPSGCPFQPRCAYATDICRQSPQLEAFAEGRLRACHHPLEVAR, from the coding sequence ATGACTTCATTAACACAGCATCCATTACTGCTTGATGTCAAAGATTTACGCGTCACTTTTAGTACGCATGATGGTGATGTCACTGCCGTCAATGATTTGAACTTCTCCCTAAAACCAGGCGAAACCTTAGGTATCGTTGGTGAGTCAGGTTCAGGAAAATCGCAAACTGCCTTTGCCCTGATGGGATTATTGGCTAAGAACGGTCGCATTGGCGGATCTGCTCGCTTTAATGGCCAAGAAATTCTTAACCTCCCTGAAGCTCAGTTAAATAGACTGCGGGCGGAAGAGATGGCCATGATTTTCCAGGACCCGATGACCTCGCTCAATCCCTATATGAAAGTGGGTGACCAACTCATCGAAGTGCTTCGACTGCATAAGGGAATGAGTAAGAAAGAGGCGTTTACGCACTCCCTGCAGATGCTAGATGCTGTTAAGATGCCGGAAGCACAGAAGCGAATGGCCATGTATCCGCATGAGTTTTCCGGAGGTATGCGCCAAAGGGTGATGATCGCCATGGCGTTACTTTGCCAGCCAAAACTGTTAATTGCCGATGAACCCACTACCGCCTTGGATGTGACGGTCCAAGCGCAGATCATGACCTTATTAAATGAGCTTAAACATGAGTTTAATACGGCAATCATCATGATTACCCACGATCTTGGGGTAGTCGCGGGTATTTGTGACAAAGTTTTAGTGATGTACGCGGGCCGAACAATGGAATATGGCAGCGCACGGGATATTTTTTATCAGCCGGTACACCCTTATTCTCAAGGATTACTCAGTGCCGTGCCACGTTTAGATAGCGATGAAGAGAGCTTGTTGACGATTCCGGGCAACCCTCCTAATTTATTACGCCTTCCTAGTGGCTGTCCTTTCCAACCACGCTGTGCTTACGCTACGGACATTTGTCGCCAATCGCCACAACTCGAAGCATTTGCAGAAGGGCGCCTACGCGCTTGCCACCATCCCTTGGAGGTCGCACGATGA